The Antechinus flavipes isolate AdamAnt ecotype Samford, QLD, Australia chromosome 4, AdamAnt_v2, whole genome shotgun sequence genomic interval ATAGAACTGCCTACAGGCACAACCTTCTTTCTACATGGTAGGTGACAGTGATCTGGTACTTGGTCAGACTATGATCAGCGATCAAGGAACCAAATTTTCAGTGTCTCACCCTCAGACTCTCTTAGGGATCCACAAAACTTGATCTTGGCCACTTTTATGTAGAGCAATAAACATGCCATATGGATGATGATGTTGGAAAGATGGATATGTTTATTCTGTGAATCTTGGGCTGAAACCTGATAATTTGTTTAGGATCTCAAGACCTATCCTGTTGTTTCACTTCTTCAGATTTCAAATTAAAGCAATTGAAACCATCAAAAACTTTGAATAAATTTTAGTCAGGCTGCAAAGCTTCTTTAACTATGGATTGAGTAACTGAAcatgggggttgtgaaattatgactcatcaacagtaaatgtttgatttgtatacttttttatacacctatatacctaggtttgcataaaaatttctctggtgaaaagagATTATGACTGGGAAAAGTTTACGAAGCAAtgatatacagaataaatgggaaagaattaagagaatgcttgggaaaagctttctgtagtagatgagattttagttggaacttaaaggtaGCCAAGAAGCTAGtagatggagatgaggagggagaacattgtTGGTGGTGGTGAGAGTGCGAGGAGACAGCAGGAGAAAATTCCTGGAGTCAAGAGAGAAGTGTCTTGTTCCTTGAACAGAAAGAAGGTCAGGTTCATTGGATCCAAGAGttgtaatttataataaaattaatttttaaaataaaagggctATATCAATTcttaacaaagtaaaataataatttacttaatgttttttttttttcctcttggtttgTAGAGTCCTTTTGATGAGATTGGGGTCTGGAAATTGTAATGTTGAGGTTTGGAACTAAATGATGAGATTTatgtaggcaccaaatgttggagtttgttcttggcctttctttttgccaaaaagtaggtttatttacAAGAAGAGCttacagacaaaaatgaagaggtaaaatagacaccaggagtggtaaacATGAAAttgatttgggagagcatatagttagcaaggaaagaggttttaacaattaataatgaATGGAAAAGACATTTCCCAGaggaattcacaattaaccaagAAGAAGGAATATACCTTGAGATGAGAGTATATCAGTCAATACCtaatccaaaagggattcagcaaagatgtcTTAGGCCATgagcagatttataggggaaatttaacctggtgcatttgacataacttggctttctgatcgGGTATAGCAGGGAGGGGTCACCTAAGATCTGTACAGGAGTGGGACTATAAGGTTGAGCTGATCCTCCTTCCATGTTTTCCTCCCAGTATTCTTACCACTATTTCAaactttctctgccaaccccacctagtTAACCAGGACCTCATCACTTTAAAGCAACTATCAGTTTATTTTAAACCATCTATAATTATTTCTAGAAAGCACAAGGATATTTGCTATTCATTGGGGTTTATCTAAGCCTAGTAAAATGTCTtgcacatattttaatatatcatgGACACTCTCTCCACCCTTCTATAACTTAGTAGACAAATCTGAGTTACTGTGATCAAAAAATGAATGTATCACCGTGTGACTAACCTTTTGGTGATAAAGCTTCTCCAAATTTAGTTATATTGGACCTTGGGTGGCAGACAATACAGTTTGTCCCTGGCTAGTACTGTAAGTTTTTCCAGCTTAGTAGGATCTGCCAGAGCTTGTGCTCAGCTGGCATATGGTCTTTCAGCATGGAGAGTTACCTCTACCCTACAATGATGGCTAAGATTTCAGTGGAGTtcctagtaagtgcttaatatttgttgatagaTTGATCCATGTGAGAcagtcctttcctttcccctcccctccccaaagtATATTTGACTTCCaaaaacaattcacatttataaagcacttatgtTTGATGAGGTATTTATGACTTGTTAAGCATGAATTGTATTAGTAAAGGGGATTTTTCTTTATGCTACTTTTCCCTCTTGTATTAGATGCCCATATTTCAAGAGTAGCTGCCTAGATAGTTTTGGATTCTGTACTTTTGAGATTGTCTTAAGCTTCAACAGCTGGCTATGAAAACTGGCATGAGTTGCAATTCTGAGCATTCTCAATCCATGCCAATTTTTTCCACAGGGTCTCATTTAActcacctttttaaaatttcctctaataaaaatagcacaataaaaatataatgagtaCGTCCCGAATATTGATGCTTTATTCGAGAAggatttataaatgagaaattagGATTTAAGAGTAGCCTGTTTGCAGGatcacttatttctttatttgtttttaaccattttagttctttttaatGTTCCCATCTCTTAGTCACAGCCAGCACTGGTGAGCACCATTCTCTCCTCTTCGGCAGGTGTTGGTCAGTGAGATGCCGCGTGCGGGGTAGCGCAAAAGCCGGGGTAGTGGAGGTGGAGTGTGCGGTGGGAGGAGGATAAAGTGAGATGTGTCCAAGCTTCTCGGTTTTCGCCTAGGTTTAATATTCCCCCCAGGGGTGAGCCGGCTCCAGCTCCAGGATATCTGGAGGCTCCGCCCCAGGCAGAGCGGAGtactgggggtgggggaagcaCTTGGAGGACTGCCGCCCCCAGCCCGCCGTCCAGACCCCGCCTGCCTGCCCGGAGAAGGGGGTGGAGGCTGCAGCGACTGCAGCCGCTGCGGCCGCAGCAGCAGTAGCCAGAGCAGCGGGAGCCGCCGCCTCGCTGCGCTCGTGTGTGAGtgatctcctccctccctccctccttccctcttttcccctcccctccctttcgcCCGCCCGCCCGGGTCGCGGCGGGGCCGTGGTGTACGTGCAGAGCGCGCAGAGCGAGTGGCGCCCGCCCGCCCTCTTCTCCCCTCCGCCAgtcgggccgggccgggccgggttGGCAGGGCCGCAGAGACTAGGGCGGCTGCCGCCGCGGAGGTCGCGCGACCCTCGCCTGGGTCCCCGCCCGCCCCCTCTCTACCCTACTCCACCCCGCTCCActtcaccccaccccccaccgCGAGGAGAAGAGAGCGAGTGAGCGAAGGTAACCCTCCATAGCCCGCAGTGTCGGGGATCAGGCCGTGAGACGGCTGCCGGGAGCCGGACGCCGGGCACTGCGCAGGGGCCGGGGCGCCGCGGAGGCGAGGGCCCGGCGGGCTGCCGCGGGCGTGCATGGCGCAGTAACCACCGTGTCGCCGGCCGCTCAccccccactccccccaccccGGTCCCCCGGCTTGTGTCCGCCCTCCCGTTACTCCCTCGAGCTCAGCTTGGGCCGCCGCCGCCATGGCCAATGACAGCGGCGGGGCCGGCGGGCTGAGCCAGAGCGAGCGGGACCGGCAGTACTGCGAGCTGTGCGGGAAGATGGAGAACCTGCTGCGTTGCAGCCGCTGCCGCAGCTCCTTCTACTGCAGTAAGGAACACCAGCGCCAGGACTGGAAGAAGCACAAGCTCGTCTGCCACGGTGGTGGGGGAGCTGCCGAGCACGGGCCCGGCGGAGGAGGCCGCCCCCAGTCCCAGTCCCCGGGGCCCTCCACACACCCCGCGACGACGCCCAAGGCCGCGCTCAAAGAAGCCAAGAAGGCTCAGCCGCCGCCGGCGCGCCGGGACACGACCTCCCCGGAGGCCTCCGCAGCCGCGGGCACGGGGGCGGCACCGCCTCCGCCTCCAGGCTCCCCGGCCGCCTCGGAGGGAACAGCCTCCTCGACCAAGACTGCCGGGGTTTCCGCGGCAGCGGCGCCGCCTCCTCCCGCAGCCGTCAACAACCAGGGGACGGTGGTGGGCCCTGTGGAGGCGGAGCCCGCGAGGGACGAGTCGCTGGGCCGGTCGCCACTGTGCCCGGGCGGGTCCGCGTGCCCCCAGCTAAGCCCCCCGGGCCTGGGGCTGATGCTGAG includes:
- the EGLN1 gene encoding egl nine homolog 1 isoform X2, with the protein product MANDSGGAGGLSQSERDRQYCELCGKMENLLRCSRCRSSFYCSKEHQRQDWKKHKLVCHGGGGAAEHGPGGGGRPQSQSPGPSTHPATTPKAALKEAKKAQPPPARRDTTSPEASAAAGTGAAPPPPPGSPAASEGTASSTKTAGVSAAAAPPPPAAVNNQGTVVGPVEAEPARDESLGRSPLCPGGSACPQLSPPGLGLMLRPNGQTKPLPALKLALEYIVPCMNKHGICVVDDFLGKETGQQIGDEVRALHDTGKFTDGQLVSQKSDSSKDIRGDKITWIEGKEPGCETIGRLMSSMDDLIRHCNGKLGNYKINGRTKAMVACYPGNGTGYVRHVDNPNGDGRCVTCIYYLNKDWDAKVRNYSVVF